From the Comamonas odontotermitis genome, one window contains:
- a CDS encoding efflux RND transporter permease subunit, whose translation MQDNATPGTPLQSDQEKHLDTKGFNLSRWALQHIPLTRYLLIVLLLLGLGAYFQLGQDEDPPFTFRAMVVSAAWPGATAQQVAEQVTDKIERTLQDVPNADKIVSYSKPGEMLIILNLREDTKPGDVPQTWLTVRKKVSDMRVTLPQGVLGPFFNDDFGDVYGVIYALQGDGYSYAELKEYADSVRQSLLRVKDVAKVELFGVQDEKLFIEISRAKLAQLGLDMNQVIGQLGQQNAVQSGGEVQASADRVQVEVTGEFTRLDDVKAMPIRGPAGVQLKLGDIADIYRGYIDPAKTKVHYQGRPTVALGISMRKGGDVIALGKNLRAAVDKIAPTLPAGMGLANVQDQPKAVATSVNEFVQTLIEAVVIVLAVSFLSLGLHIRKGKEPLWRRVSVDPRPGLVVGITIPLVLAATFLAMWYWGIGLHKVSLGSLIIALGLLVDDAIIAVEMMVRKLEEGYDKVSAATAAYDITAKPMLTGTLITAAGFMPIGIAKSTTGEYTFAIFAVTVIALVISWVASVYFVPYLGTVFLKKPRHAPESEGAGHHEMFDTPFYNRFRRTVGWCVEHRWLTIGATLLVFALGLFGMTKVQQQFFPDSNRTEILLDVWLPEGASVAANEEVTQRIEKRMQEQQGMESVTSWVGSGVPRFYLPLDQIFPQSNVSQLILLPTNLAERDRLMQQLPTMLAQEFPEVRARVKLLPSGPPVPYPVQFRVMGQDPKLLRELANEVRAKLEASPDMRGVNDNWNEAIKVLRLEVDQSKARALGVSNQDIAQATRTQLSGNTIGQYREGDKLIDMVLRQPVDERKAVTDVGNAYVASSSGRAIPLSQIAKPTFVWEPGILWRQGREYSITVQGDVVAGLQGPTVTQKLWPDLQKLQEGWAAKGLNQYRIEIAGAVEESAKGSDSIMAGMPIMVFLVFTLLMLQLHSFSRSVLVYLTGFLGISGVTAALLLLNRPFGFVALLGVIALMGMIQRNSVILIDQIEANHAAGLSTFDAIVEAATHRLRPIALTAAAAVLAMIPLSRSIFWGPMAIAIMGGLIVATVLTLLALPAMYAAWFRVKKEHSDTPLSAAV comes from the coding sequence ATGCAAGACAACGCAACACCAGGCACGCCGCTGCAGAGCGACCAGGAAAAGCACCTGGACACCAAAGGCTTCAACCTGTCGCGCTGGGCGCTGCAGCATATCCCGCTCACGCGCTACCTGCTCATCGTGCTGCTGCTGCTGGGCCTGGGGGCCTACTTCCAGCTGGGTCAGGATGAAGACCCGCCCTTCACCTTCCGCGCCATGGTGGTGTCTGCCGCGTGGCCGGGTGCTACGGCGCAGCAGGTGGCTGAGCAGGTGACCGACAAGATCGAGCGCACCCTGCAGGATGTTCCCAACGCCGACAAGATCGTGAGTTACTCCAAGCCGGGTGAGATGCTCATCATCCTGAACCTGCGCGAAGACACCAAGCCGGGCGACGTGCCGCAAACTTGGCTGACCGTGCGGAAAAAGGTGAGCGATATGCGGGTCACCCTGCCGCAAGGCGTGCTGGGGCCGTTCTTCAATGACGACTTTGGCGATGTGTACGGCGTGATCTACGCGCTGCAGGGTGATGGCTACAGCTACGCCGAGTTGAAGGAGTACGCCGACAGCGTGCGCCAGAGCTTGCTGCGCGTCAAGGATGTAGCCAAGGTGGAGCTGTTTGGGGTACAGGACGAGAAGCTGTTCATCGAAATCTCGCGTGCGAAGCTGGCGCAACTGGGGCTGGACATGAACCAGGTCATTGGCCAGCTGGGCCAGCAGAACGCCGTGCAAAGCGGTGGCGAGGTGCAGGCCAGCGCTGACCGCGTACAGGTCGAGGTGACGGGCGAATTCACGCGGCTGGACGATGTCAAGGCCATGCCCATCCGGGGGCCGGCGGGCGTGCAGCTCAAGCTGGGCGATATTGCCGACATCTACCGTGGCTACATCGATCCGGCCAAGACCAAGGTGCACTACCAGGGGCGACCCACGGTGGCGCTGGGCATCTCGATGCGCAAGGGCGGCGACGTGATTGCGCTGGGCAAGAACCTGCGTGCGGCCGTGGACAAAATTGCTCCGACCCTGCCCGCTGGCATGGGCCTCGCAAACGTGCAGGACCAGCCCAAGGCCGTGGCAACCTCGGTCAATGAATTTGTGCAGACCTTGATCGAGGCAGTGGTGATCGTGCTGGCGGTGAGCTTTTTGAGCCTGGGACTGCACATCCGCAAGGGCAAGGAGCCGCTGTGGCGCCGTGTCTCCGTCGATCCGCGCCCGGGCCTGGTGGTGGGCATCACCATTCCGCTGGTGCTGGCGGCTACCTTCCTGGCCATGTGGTATTGGGGAATCGGCTTGCACAAGGTGTCGCTGGGGTCGCTGATCATTGCGCTGGGCCTTCTGGTGGACGACGCGATCATTGCCGTGGAGATGATGGTGCGCAAGCTCGAGGAGGGCTACGACAAGGTAAGTGCGGCCACGGCGGCCTACGACATCACGGCCAAACCGATGCTGACCGGCACCCTGATTACGGCAGCGGGCTTCATGCCCATTGGCATTGCCAAATCCACCACCGGTGAGTACACCTTCGCCATCTTTGCGGTGACGGTGATTGCGCTGGTTATCAGCTGGGTGGCATCGGTGTACTTTGTTCCGTATTTGGGAACCGTATTCCTCAAAAAGCCCAGGCATGCGCCGGAGAGCGAAGGCGCTGGTCACCACGAAATGTTTGACACGCCGTTCTACAACCGCTTTCGCCGCACCGTGGGCTGGTGCGTGGAACACCGCTGGCTGACGATTGGCGCCACCCTGCTGGTGTTTGCACTGGGCCTGTTCGGCATGACAAAGGTGCAGCAGCAGTTCTTCCCCGACTCAAACCGCACTGAAATCCTGCTGGACGTGTGGCTGCCCGAGGGCGCCAGCGTAGCTGCGAATGAAGAGGTGACCCAGCGCATCGAAAAGCGCATGCAGGAGCAGCAGGGCATGGAATCGGTCACTTCCTGGGTCGGTTCGGGCGTGCCGCGCTTTTATCTGCCGCTCGACCAGATCTTCCCGCAGTCCAACGTATCGCAGCTGATACTGCTGCCCACCAATCTGGCCGAGCGCGACCGGTTGATGCAACAGCTGCCAACCATGCTGGCGCAGGAGTTTCCTGAGGTGCGGGCGCGCGTGAAGTTGTTGCCCAGCGGGCCACCGGTGCCGTATCCGGTGCAGTTTCGCGTCATGGGGCAAGACCCCAAGCTGCTGCGTGAGCTGGCCAACGAGGTGCGCGCGAAGCTGGAAGCATCGCCAGACATGCGCGGCGTGAACGACAACTGGAACGAAGCCATCAAGGTGCTGCGCCTGGAGGTGGACCAGAGCAAGGCCCGGGCCCTGGGCGTGAGCAACCAGGACATTGCCCAGGCCACGCGCACCCAGCTGTCGGGCAACACCATCGGTCAGTACCGCGAAGGCGACAAGCTGATCGACATGGTGCTGCGCCAGCCCGTGGACGAGCGCAAGGCGGTCACCGATGTGGGCAATGCCTATGTGGCATCCAGCAGCGGGCGGGCGATTCCGCTGTCGCAGATCGCCAAACCCACCTTCGTGTGGGAGCCGGGCATTCTGTGGCGGCAGGGGCGCGAGTACTCCATCACGGTGCAGGGCGATGTGGTGGCCGGACTGCAGGGCCCGACCGTCACGCAAAAGCTTTGGCCCGATCTGCAGAAGCTGCAAGAGGGCTGGGCAGCCAAGGGACTGAACCAATACCGCATCGAGATCGCCGGCGCCGTGGAAGAAAGCGCCAAGGGCTCGGACTCGATCATGGCAGGCATGCCAATCATGGTGTTCCTCGTCTTTACCCTGCTGATGCTGCAGTTGCACAGCTTCAGCCGCTCGGTGCTCGTCTACCTCACTGGTTTCCTGGGAATTTCGGGGGTGACGGCGGCGCTGCTGCTGTTGAACCGGCCGTTCGGCTTTGTGGCGCTTTTGGGCGTGATTGCGCTCATGGGTATGATCCAGCGCAACTCCGTCATCCTGATCGATCAGATCGAGGCCAACCATGCTGCGGGGCTGTCCACCTTCGACGCCATCGTCGAAGCGGCCACGCACCGCCTGCGCCCGATTGCGCTGACGGCAGCTGCCGCAGTGCTGGCGATGATTCCGCTCTCGCGCAGCATCTTCTGGGGGCCGATGGCGATAGCCATCATGGGCGGGTTGATCGTGGCCACGGTGCTGACCTTGCTGGCGCTGCCTGCCATGTATGCCGCCTGGTTCCGCGTGAAGAAGGAGCACAGCGACACCCCGCTGTCCGCTGCTGTCTGA